From the genome of Gracilibacillus salitolerans, one region includes:
- a CDS encoding TetR/AcrR family transcriptional regulator — protein MPPKNKFSKEQIVDAAFNIANIDGIDSMTIRKVANQLGSSIAPIYVNFNDVEELKRAVVKKVVDVSQRMLKEQNTGNPFADIGYASLQFAREYPILFRDFVMKPNDYLLDYDQEMGDELAAHMKKDPKLKGFTDQELKIILFKMRAFQMGLSVMVANGLLQEKFDIEKMKEILDSVAEDVVTATRQRNKKD, from the coding sequence ATGCCACCTAAAAATAAGTTTTCCAAGGAGCAAATCGTTGATGCTGCTTTTAACATTGCCAATATAGATGGGATTGATAGTATGACCATAAGAAAAGTGGCCAACCAATTGGGAAGTTCGATTGCACCTATTTACGTTAATTTTAATGATGTTGAAGAACTGAAACGGGCTGTGGTAAAAAAGGTCGTTGATGTAAGTCAGCGTATGTTAAAAGAACAAAATACCGGAAACCCATTCGCCGATATAGGCTATGCCAGTCTTCAGTTTGCCAGGGAGTACCCTATTCTGTTCAGAGATTTTGTGATGAAACCAAATGATTATTTGTTGGATTATGATCAAGAAATGGGTGATGAGCTTGCAGCCCATATGAAAAAAGATCCGAAACTTAAAGGTTTCACAGACCAGGAACTCAAGATAATTTTATTTAAAATGAGAGCCTTTCAAATGGGTCTATCTGTAATGGTTGCTAATGGTTTGCTCCAAGAGAAATTTGATATAGAAAAAATGAAAGAGATTTTAGACAGTGTTGCCGAAGATGTTGTAACTGCTACTCGTCAACGTAATAAAAAGGATTAA
- a CDS encoding YkgJ family cysteine cluster protein: MNHYLTHKEIIEKCNELNEKYQINEDVFYQIVDQLIDSNLSPDQKLVHSFQLLLEAVSTEIEQMEKAVELEPTCRMGCAFCCYFPIVINKMEAKLIENSIRQMPKERKERLEKHFANYYREYKGKVDQFSNLDVADQNKKYNYKKSLLPCVMLDTETNQCLAYEIRPLPCRTYVNYSDPTVCADNVMPEETISYEFLYQEYMGAINELLMYLYEQEDTGKIEYPNDLYQEDLLINWMKDFS, from the coding sequence ATGAATCATTATTTAACACATAAAGAAATTATAGAGAAATGTAATGAATTAAATGAAAAATATCAAATTAACGAAGATGTTTTTTATCAAATCGTTGATCAATTAATAGATAGCAATCTTTCCCCAGATCAAAAATTAGTCCATAGTTTTCAGCTTCTACTTGAAGCCGTATCAACAGAAATTGAGCAAATGGAAAAGGCTGTGGAACTGGAGCCAACTTGTCGAATGGGTTGTGCGTTTTGTTGCTATTTTCCAATTGTAATCAATAAAATGGAAGCAAAGTTAATCGAGAACTCTATCAGACAAATGCCAAAAGAACGAAAAGAAAGATTGGAGAAACATTTTGCCAATTACTATCGAGAGTATAAGGGGAAGGTCGACCAATTTTCCAACTTGGATGTAGCAGATCAGAACAAAAAGTATAACTATAAAAAATCTCTATTACCTTGTGTCATGTTAGACACAGAAACGAATCAATGTCTGGCATACGAGATACGACCTTTACCATGCAGAACATATGTGAATTATAGTGATCCCACAGTTTGCGCTGATAATGTCATGCCCGAAGAGACGATCAGTTATGAATTTCTGTACCAAGAGTACATGGGAGCTATCAATGAATTATTAATGTATTTATATGAGCAGGAGGATACAGGAAAGATTGAATATCCGAATGACTTGTATCAGGAAGATTTGTTAATAAACTGGATGAAAGATTTTAGCTAG
- a CDS encoding serine hydrolase domain-containing protein, translated as MLKKVDESFLHHTVKQMIKKRNNFGAVLCVEQVDNDFSWVGAAGNVEEDDQYFIASVTKLYVTAVVLKLRSENQLQLEDHIANYLSEDIVRSIHVLDGVDYSNDITIKHLISNTSGIPDYFAYKQSNGKTVASELFNGKDQDWSLEKTLVLVKKLKPKFKPGERGKVNYSDTNYQLLGRIIENITGLNISEVFQTLIFDELNLSKTYVYEDVNDTKPVSLYYKSNAVHLPVYMSSVAPEGGIVSTAKETMIFLKAFFNGRFFPKEELEELKQWNLIYFPGQFYYGIGLEKLWVPRIVSPLKPIKEILGFWGQSGAFAFYNPERDVYFTGTINQSSGFGHSAAFKAMIKIIKSIS; from the coding sequence ATGCTCAAAAAAGTGGATGAATCGTTTCTCCATCATACAGTCAAGCAAATGATTAAAAAAAGAAACAATTTCGGAGCTGTGCTGTGTGTCGAACAAGTGGACAATGATTTTTCTTGGGTCGGTGCAGCGGGTAACGTTGAAGAAGATGATCAATATTTTATTGCAAGTGTTACTAAATTATACGTAACAGCCGTAGTTTTGAAATTAAGATCGGAAAATCAATTGCAATTGGAAGATCACATAGCAAACTATTTATCTGAAGATATCGTCCGTTCCATTCACGTTTTGGATGGGGTTGATTATTCCAACGACATTACCATTAAACATTTGATCTCCAATACATCGGGTATACCGGATTATTTCGCCTATAAACAGTCCAATGGTAAAACGGTTGCTTCAGAGCTCTTCAATGGCAAAGATCAGGATTGGTCACTAGAAAAAACATTGGTTTTAGTAAAAAAGCTAAAACCAAAATTTAAGCCGGGAGAAAGGGGAAAAGTCAATTATTCAGATACAAACTATCAACTTCTTGGAAGAATTATTGAAAACATTACTGGATTGAACATTTCAGAAGTGTTTCAAACGTTGATATTTGATGAGCTGAATCTATCAAAAACGTATGTATATGAAGATGTAAATGATACCAAACCTGTGTCTTTATACTATAAATCCAATGCTGTGCACCTCCCGGTGTATATGTCTTCCGTTGCCCCAGAAGGAGGTATCGTATCGACCGCCAAAGAAACGATGATATTTTTAAAAGCTTTTTTCAATGGTCGTTTTTTTCCAAAAGAGGAACTGGAAGAACTCAAACAATGGAATTTAATCTATTTCCCTGGACAATTCTATTATGGCATTGGATTAGAAAAACTATGGGTGCCGCGAATCGTCTCACCGTTGAAACCGATTAAGGAAATACTAGGTTTTTGGGGTCAGTCTGGTGCCTTTGCCTTTTATAATCCTGAGCGAGATGTATACTTCACAGGTACTATCAATCAAAGCAGCGGTTTTGGTCATAGCGCAGCTTTCAAAGCGATGATAAAAATAATTAAATCCATCTCTTAA
- a CDS encoding sigma-70 family RNA polymerase sigma factor translates to MDVRMVKKAKKGNKEALLNLILSRKDDYYRLAFSYMRKEEDALDVMEDMIVKLYENIHLLKNNKSFYSWSNKILINCCHTAYRNRNKTILLGEQEIENTLKDEQNDFDRIETQIDINKLLSYLNEKQAEAIRLRYFNDLDFQTIADITGNSVGTIKSRVFYGLKKLHTLYRGDRNE, encoded by the coding sequence ATGGATGTAAGAATGGTAAAGAAAGCAAAGAAGGGCAATAAAGAAGCATTACTAAACTTGATATTAAGCAGGAAAGATGATTATTATCGATTGGCCTTTTCTTATATGAGAAAAGAAGAAGACGCTTTAGATGTCATGGAAGATATGATTGTTAAGCTTTATGAAAATATTCACTTATTAAAAAATAATAAATCATTTTACAGCTGGAGTAATAAAATTTTAATTAATTGTTGTCATACTGCTTACCGCAATAGAAATAAAACAATTCTATTAGGAGAACAGGAAATAGAAAATACTTTGAAAGATGAGCAAAATGACTTTGATCGAATTGAAACTCAGATAGATATTAATAAGTTACTTTCATATCTTAACGAAAAGCAGGCGGAAGCGATAAGACTGAGGTATTTTAACGACCTTGATTTCCAAACGATCGCTGACATTACTGGTAATTCTGTAGGAACGATCAAGTCGAGAGTATTTTATGGTTTAAAAAAGTTACATACTTTGTATCGAGGTGATCGAAATGAGTAA
- a CDS encoding DUF2680 domain-containing protein, whose protein sequence is MRKFFIACLLTITIGGLFLSSVQAETEEVKLSDGQIDEIKTLKQEVMEKEKQIIEKYIEYGVFPEEKGQKIIDHMEKKYEKLQENNFIPKWDRKHHMQCDKEE, encoded by the coding sequence ATGCGAAAGTTTTTTATTGCATGTTTATTGACGATCACTATTGGAGGATTATTCCTGTCATCTGTTCAGGCTGAAACGGAGGAAGTGAAGCTTTCTGACGGGCAGATAGACGAGATCAAAACGTTGAAACAGGAAGTAATGGAAAAAGAAAAGCAAATCATTGAGAAGTATATAGAATACGGTGTGTTTCCGGAAGAAAAAGGACAAAAAATAATCGATCATATGGAGAAAAAATATGAAAAACTCCAAGAAAATAATTTCATACCAAAATGGGATCGTAAACATCACATGCAATGTGATAAAGAAGAATAA
- a CDS encoding DUF4179 domain-containing protein has translation MSNLKKQMQKEKKQLKSMQAPNQLEDRLRTSINSQQIRYPERKNFLWKSVAAIIIFSILIGYNYQGLAYYGKKIMGFDNVDVISNTLQNLNEAGMGQTVNKSITLENGVTFTVNGVMVDDNQLIIYYTATSKTNNLDNPEVDFVPIKISGFLTNSTMSSGAGTLSDDESSIKGTYFFEPPNGLAKKLTLHFQQSPKTLTFDYDPNKAMGASLKQKIDKRMQLNNGDLHFQTITASPTGTVIKGTTNKETVERISFDQIELVADGVQIELLGSSYGSKWSGGYKFEIRFDALPTDVSNLEIGSDLAEEGIEIISD, from the coding sequence ATGAGTAATTTAAAGAAGCAGATGCAAAAAGAAAAGAAGCAATTGAAATCAATGCAAGCTCCGAATCAATTAGAAGATCGTTTACGTACCTCCATAAACAGTCAACAAATAAGGTATCCTGAGCGAAAAAACTTTCTTTGGAAATCAGTTGCAGCCATTATAATATTCTCGATTTTAATAGGTTATAATTATCAAGGATTAGCTTATTATGGTAAAAAAATTATGGGATTCGATAACGTTGATGTTATTTCAAATACATTACAAAACTTAAATGAGGCGGGTATGGGTCAAACCGTCAATAAAAGTATCACGTTAGAAAATGGGGTAACCTTTACAGTTAACGGTGTGATGGTAGATGATAATCAGTTGATCATTTATTACACTGCAACAAGTAAAACCAATAATTTAGATAACCCAGAGGTAGATTTCGTTCCGATAAAAATATCCGGCTTTCTTACCAATTCAACTATGAGCAGTGGAGCAGGGACTTTAAGTGATGATGAAAGCTCAATAAAGGGAACGTATTTTTTTGAACCACCAAATGGATTAGCAAAAAAGTTAACACTTCATTTTCAACAATCACCTAAAACACTTACATTTGACTATGATCCAAATAAAGCGATGGGAGCTAGTTTAAAACAGAAAATTGATAAAAGAATGCAATTGAATAATGGAGATCTGCATTTTCAGACGATTACAGCATCACCAACGGGTACAGTGATCAAAGGTACCACAAATAAAGAGACGGTAGAACGAATCTCGTTCGATCAGATAGAGCTTGTAGCTGACGGGGTTCAAATTGAACTTCTTGGTAGTAGTTATGGCAGTAAGTGGAGTGGTGGCTATAAATTTGAAATACGATTTGATGCATTGCCTACAGACGTATCCAATCTTGAAATTGGGTCAGATTTAGCTGAAGAAGGAATAGAAATTATCTCCGATTAG
- a CDS encoding CAP domain-containing protein translates to MPKLRTIVFFLLIGGLIWFFYEDDYKQGGLTGVWYEMKDDFSNLKDNGQISSTINNLRFELENFFDSVTDDQSDLPPSPNIESPDLTKPSEQSFSIHNIEINDSKSEVENILNDSKRSSLNEYGVDWFTYHDHYQNFVMVAYNDDNEVAGLYTNQDLISSNIDITLENDKNDVREALGEPLDSIKKGFVKYRINDNDEQDTYLIDDNYVTFFYDIHQEDTVSAIQIIAERLENQKDDYFASPGNTLAEGLEYQLYDLTNAARVKFEEPILEWHDASKVTAQNHSEDMAENNYFGHTNLDGQSPFDRLEDDDITFRMAGENLAAGQPSSIYAHQGLMNSKGHRENILNSDFRLMSVGVAFQEDGQPFYTETYLTQ, encoded by the coding sequence TTGCCCAAGTTAAGAACGATTGTTTTCTTCCTGTTAATAGGAGGATTAATTTGGTTTTTTTATGAAGATGATTATAAGCAAGGTGGATTAACTGGCGTTTGGTATGAGATGAAGGATGATTTTAGTAACTTGAAAGATAATGGCCAGATAAGCAGTACGATTAATAACCTTCGTTTCGAATTAGAAAATTTTTTCGACTCCGTTACAGACGATCAGTCCGATCTTCCGCCTTCTCCTAATATAGAATCACCAGATCTAACAAAACCTTCTGAGCAATCTTTTTCGATCCATAATATCGAAATAAACGATTCGAAGTCAGAGGTTGAAAATATCCTTAACGACTCGAAAAGAAGCTCATTAAATGAGTATGGGGTCGATTGGTTCACTTACCATGATCATTATCAGAATTTCGTCATGGTTGCCTATAACGATGATAATGAAGTCGCTGGGTTATACACCAATCAAGATCTTATCAGTTCGAACATTGATATAACATTGGAAAACGATAAGAATGATGTAAGAGAGGCATTGGGAGAACCGCTTGATTCGATCAAGAAGGGATTTGTTAAATATCGCATCAACGATAACGATGAACAGGACACATATTTAATCGATGACAACTATGTCACCTTTTTTTATGATATTCATCAAGAGGATACAGTATCGGCTATACAAATCATTGCAGAACGTCTAGAAAACCAAAAAGATGACTATTTTGCATCTCCTGGTAATACATTGGCAGAAGGATTGGAATATCAACTCTATGACCTTACTAATGCTGCAAGAGTTAAATTTGAAGAACCGATTTTGGAATGGCATGATGCATCTAAGGTTACCGCTCAAAATCATAGTGAAGATATGGCAGAGAATAATTATTTTGGGCATACTAATTTAGATGGCCAATCCCCGTTTGATCGATTAGAAGATGATGATATCACATTCCGTATGGCTGGAGAAAATTTAGCAGCTGGGCAACCCAGCAGCATATATGCACACCAGGGACTTATGAATTCGAAGGGTCATCGGGAGAATATTTTAAATTCTGATTTTAGGTTAATGTCTGTAGGCGTTGCTTTTCAAGAGGATGGGCAGCCATTTTATACCGAAACCTATTTAACGCAATAA
- a CDS encoding ABC transporter ATP-binding protein produces MLEVKNLRAKFPISTSLLFKDLSLSINKGEKVLLVGPSGSGKSTLLQIMAGLIPDVIEMPIKAEKLNVSDSYGMVFQDPDAQFCMPYLDEEIAFVLENKKTPQQDMTDLIVHYLDKVGLQLDDQHISIQHLSGGMKQRLAIASVLALEPEVLFLDEPTAMLDQNGTKQVWDTLKKVSEDKTVVIVEHKIDHVLPLVDRVIILDETGAIVADGKPNDIFSRFRSKLYQYGIWYPNIWNDYARQLPDYSHYDNSHQPIITMDSFYGYYQKQKKMHVDDAVIHRGDWLAITGENGSGKSTLMLAMMKLIKTSGEISYFLSDDINTCDYRKMGYVFQNPELQFITNSVHAELEHSLKNSDVPPKRFKDRIEAHLKTYNLYHVKDHHPYQLSVGQKKRLSVATATIADVDILLLDEPTFGQDAKNTFQMLELFEECRKNGITIVMVTHQPEIVELYATKEWRIKDGELMEILDLSRLEENILKDDMYVY; encoded by the coding sequence ATGTTAGAAGTGAAAAATTTACGAGCTAAGTTCCCTATCTCAACATCATTATTATTCAAAGATTTGTCGTTATCCATAAATAAAGGCGAGAAAGTGCTGCTTGTAGGTCCATCAGGTTCAGGCAAATCAACATTGCTTCAAATTATGGCAGGATTAATTCCAGATGTAATAGAGATGCCTATTAAAGCAGAAAAACTTAATGTATCAGATTCGTACGGAATGGTGTTTCAAGATCCTGATGCACAGTTTTGTATGCCCTATCTAGACGAAGAGATTGCTTTTGTTTTAGAAAACAAAAAAACTCCACAGCAAGACATGACTGATTTAATCGTCCATTACTTGGATAAGGTTGGATTACAATTGGATGATCAACACATTTCCATTCAACATTTATCTGGTGGAATGAAACAGCGCCTAGCAATTGCATCGGTGTTAGCCTTGGAACCTGAAGTACTATTCTTAGATGAACCAACTGCTATGCTGGATCAGAATGGCACTAAACAAGTTTGGGACACTTTGAAAAAAGTTTCAGAGGATAAGACAGTGGTGATTGTAGAACATAAAATTGATCATGTTTTACCCTTAGTTGATCGAGTGATTATTTTGGATGAAACGGGTGCTATAGTGGCTGACGGAAAACCAAACGATATCTTCAGCCGATTCCGAAGCAAGCTGTATCAATATGGAATATGGTATCCAAACATTTGGAATGACTATGCACGTCAACTTCCTGATTATTCCCATTATGATAACAGTCATCAACCGATAATAACCATGGATTCCTTTTACGGTTATTATCAAAAACAAAAAAAAATGCATGTAGATGATGCAGTGATTCATCGAGGAGATTGGCTGGCGATAACTGGTGAGAATGGTTCAGGTAAAAGTACGTTGATGCTTGCTATGATGAAACTCATAAAAACATCAGGTGAAATTAGCTATTTTTTATCAGATGATATTAATACATGTGATTATCGGAAAATGGGTTATGTATTCCAAAACCCTGAACTACAATTTATCACTAATAGTGTTCATGCCGAACTAGAACATTCATTAAAAAATAGTGATGTTCCACCTAAACGGTTTAAAGATAGGATAGAAGCACATCTAAAAACATATAACTTATATCATGTAAAAGATCACCATCCGTATCAATTATCGGTAGGTCAAAAGAAACGATTAAGTGTAGCAACCGCTACAATTGCAGATGTAGATATTCTATTATTAGATGAACCGACCTTTGGCCAGGATGCAAAAAACACTTTTCAAATGCTCGAACTATTTGAAGAATGCCGGAAAAATGGTATCACCATCGTTATGGTTACGCACCAGCCTGAAATAGTTGAACTATATGCAACGAAGGAATGGCGAATAAAAGATGGGGAACTCATGGAAATCTTAGACCTTTCCAGACTGGAAGAAAATATCTTGAAGGATGATATGTATGTCTATTAG
- a CDS encoding energy-coupling factor transporter transmembrane component T family protein, translating to MSISISYQPTWLHRINPSFKLLALTALFIGMLFIHNPNFLLYMIIGASALYLFGTGHSWKVIGLLAIPLTIIFLSSSTTMIFFGEGEHTWFKFGLIHITEESFYRGIHLGLRSIVFGLLSLLFALTTRPVYLFYSTMQQLKLKPKYAYSFMAAIRMLPIIVEEFQTLRQAFKVRGVQYSKGIKGMYEKIKLYAIPLLAQSIRRAHRIAVAMEAKQFSKNNKRTFYYHLGYTNKDLLFFLFLLVWLIISYVCSNQFVVFPVEYVR from the coding sequence ATGTCTATTAGTATTAGTTACCAACCAACATGGTTACATCGTATAAACCCTAGTTTTAAATTATTAGCCCTAACCGCTCTGTTTATCGGTATGTTGTTTATCCATAATCCTAACTTTTTGTTATATATGATTATTGGTGCTAGTGCGCTATATCTTTTTGGTACCGGTCATAGTTGGAAAGTTATCGGGTTATTAGCTATTCCATTAACGATCATTTTCCTTTCTTCATCCACAACAATGATCTTTTTTGGGGAGGGGGAGCATACATGGTTTAAATTTGGCCTCATACATATCACAGAGGAGAGCTTTTACCGTGGCATTCACTTAGGATTAAGAAGTATAGTTTTCGGTCTTTTGAGTTTACTATTTGCCTTAACGACCAGACCTGTATATTTATTTTACTCTACGATGCAGCAATTAAAGTTAAAACCAAAGTATGCTTATAGTTTTATGGCGGCAATTCGAATGTTACCAATCATTGTGGAAGAATTCCAAACATTACGTCAAGCATTCAAAGTGAGAGGTGTCCAATATTCTAAAGGAATTAAGGGGATGTACGAAAAGATAAAATTATATGCTATTCCTTTATTAGCCCAAAGTATTCGGCGAGCACATCGAATTGCCGTAGCGATGGAGGCGAAACAATTCTCGAAAAATAATAAGAGAACCTTCTATTATCATTTAGGTTATACAAATAAAGATCTATTATTTTTTCTCTTCCTACTAGTTTGGTTGATAATTTCGTATGTTTGCAGTAATCAATTTGTCGTATTTCCAGTTGAGTATGTGCGGTGA
- a CDS encoding RNA polymerase sigma factor, translating to MKKIFDIFVVIFFFYTSIRMETFKREGGSIIQDEQLIKKIKAGNQHAIRLLIERYKHHVFKVTYSVVHDEKTAEDLAQETFIKMIDALSSYQHKGFKTWISRIALHKAIDYKRKKSRQKEELETFEEFQPVSLEIHPDEQIISKDKINKVQQQINLMPEKFQTVVKAYYFQELSYKQIAQNLGIEETNVKMRLYRAKKWMKENWKEEDF from the coding sequence GTGAAAAAAATTTTTGATATTTTTGTAGTCATTTTCTTTTTTTATACGTCAATTAGAATGGAGACATTTAAAAGGGAAGGGGGGAGCATCATTCAAGATGAACAACTGATCAAAAAAATAAAAGCGGGTAATCAACATGCAATCCGCTTGTTGATAGAGCGGTACAAACATCATGTATTTAAAGTTACCTATAGTGTGGTACATGATGAAAAAACCGCAGAAGATCTAGCACAAGAAACTTTTATCAAAATGATTGATGCTCTTTCTTCCTATCAACATAAAGGCTTCAAAACATGGATTAGTCGTATTGCGCTACATAAAGCGATCGATTATAAGCGGAAAAAATCAAGGCAGAAGGAAGAGTTAGAAACATTTGAAGAGTTTCAACCTGTAAGTTTGGAAATACATCCGGATGAGCAAATCATAAGTAAAGATAAAATAAATAAGGTTCAACAACAAATTAATTTGATGCCGGAAAAATTTCAAACGGTAGTGAAAGCTTATTATTTTCAGGAATTATCTTATAAACAAATTGCACAAAATTTAGGTATTGAAGAAACGAATGTCAAGATGAGGTTATATCGAGCAAAAAAATGGATGAAGGAAAATTGGAAGGAGGAGGATTTTTAA